The proteins below are encoded in one region of Ereboglobus luteus:
- a CDS encoding Fur family transcriptional regulator, translating into MIASTQTNHPLAIAQPSQTSKTSIEYACARLKEAGLRITQPRISILNSLINRSVPASIEQIHADLPPDTCDLVTVYRCLAVFQEIGLVRLTYFHNGASAYQLTLTSDTVPPYHVIFKKDNEVQELDAESAAELRAVITKIEDKLRESGHGKVSHIVEFFVDNMPREDILPARRNMQENVQDMIARGTYNVQV; encoded by the coding sequence ATGATCGCATCCACCCAGACCAATCATCCGCTGGCCATTGCCCAGCCAAGCCAGACATCCAAAACGTCGATTGAGTATGCGTGCGCCCGTCTCAAAGAGGCGGGACTGCGTATCACCCAGCCTCGGATTTCCATTCTCAACTCGTTGATCAACCGCTCCGTTCCGGCCAGCATTGAGCAAATACATGCCGACCTGCCGCCCGACACTTGCGATTTGGTCACAGTGTATCGCTGCCTCGCCGTATTTCAGGAAATCGGCCTCGTGCGCCTCACCTATTTCCACAACGGAGCCAGCGCCTACCAACTCACCCTCACCAGCGACACCGTTCCGCCCTACCACGTTATCTTCAAAAAGGACAACGAAGTGCAGGAGCTTGATGCTGAAAGCGCCGCCGAACTCCGCGCCGTGATCACCAAGATCGAGGACAAGCTTCGTGAGTCCGGTCATGGAAAAGTCTCCCATATCGTTGAGTTCTTCGTGGATAACATGCCCCGCGAAGACATCCTGCCCGCCAGAAGGAACATGCAGGAAAACGTGCAGGACATGATTGCTCGCGGCACTTACAACGTGCAGGTGTAA
- the rplK gene encoding 50S ribosomal protein L11, whose product MAKKIQGYIRLQLPAGAANPAPPVGPALGAQGVNIMAFCKDFNARTKDQNGMILPVVITVYTDKSFTFILKSPPAAVLIKKAANIASGSARPNQDKVGKVTRKQLAEIWKIKQKDMNALTEEAGVKILEGTARNMGVEVTD is encoded by the coding sequence ATGGCTAAGAAAATCCAAGGCTACATCCGCCTCCAACTTCCCGCCGGCGCCGCGAATCCCGCGCCCCCCGTCGGTCCCGCGCTCGGCGCCCAAGGCGTCAACATCATGGCGTTCTGCAAAGACTTCAACGCCCGCACCAAGGATCAAAACGGCATGATCCTCCCCGTGGTCATCACCGTTTACACCGACAAGAGCTTCACCTTCATCCTCAAGTCGCCCCCGGCCGCCGTTCTCATCAAGAAGGCCGCCAACATCGCCAGCGGCTCCGCCCGTCCCAACCAGGACAAGGTCGGCAAGGTCACGCGCAAGCAACTCGCCGAAATCTGGAAAATCAAGCAGAAGGACATGAACGCCCTGACCGAGGAGGCCGGCGTCAAGATCCTCGAAGGCACCGCCCGCAACATGGGCGTCGAAGTCACCGACTAA
- the secE gene encoding preprotein translocase subunit SecE, which translates to MKFNIFSKTRIFVIEMVDELKKCTWPTRAELVQSTGVVIFASLLLGLFTSICDFSLYQLIALCTKLVS; encoded by the coding sequence ATGAAATTTAACATATTCAGCAAAACCCGCATTTTCGTCATCGAAATGGTCGATGAACTGAAAAAGTGCACCTGGCCCACACGCGCGGAACTCGTCCAGTCCACCGGTGTTGTCATTTTCGCCTCGTTGCTTCTCGGCCTGTTCACAAGCATCTGCGACTTTTCGCTCTACCAACTCATCGCGCTCTGCACCAAGCTCGTCAGCTAA
- the nusG gene encoding transcription termination/antitermination protein NusG, translating to MSDTATVPADAQWFALHTLSGQENKVKVYIDKFKKQEELDDYIYEVLLPTEVVSEVKNGKKRTITRKLYPGYVFIHMRLYDQDHKLINRPWYFVKEVAGVIGFVGGDKPSALRQSEVDEIRARIEAANGKEVPKVSYEVGEEVKVTDGAFANLTGRIDEIDPERGKLKISVSIFGRFTPVELEYWQVQRMTES from the coding sequence ATGTCAGACACCGCCACCGTTCCCGCAGACGCCCAATGGTTCGCCCTGCACACACTCTCCGGCCAGGAGAACAAGGTTAAAGTCTACATAGACAAGTTCAAGAAGCAGGAGGAGCTTGATGACTACATCTACGAGGTGCTCCTGCCCACGGAAGTCGTTTCCGAGGTCAAGAACGGCAAAAAGAGAACAATCACCCGCAAACTCTATCCGGGTTACGTCTTCATTCACATGCGCCTCTACGATCAGGATCACAAGCTGATCAACAGGCCTTGGTATTTCGTGAAGGAAGTCGCCGGCGTGATCGGTTTTGTCGGTGGCGACAAACCCTCCGCGCTCCGCCAGTCCGAGGTGGACGAAATCCGGGCGCGCATCGAGGCGGCCAACGGCAAGGAAGTGCCAAAGGTCTCCTATGAAGTCGGCGAGGAAGTCAAGGTCACCGACGGTGCCTTCGCAAACCTCACCGGCCGCATCGACGAAATCGACCCCGAGCGCGGCAAACTCAAAATCTCCGTCTCAATCTTCGGCCGCTTCACCCCGGTCGAGCTCGAATACTGGCAAGTCCAGCGCATGACGGAAAGCTAA
- the tuf gene encoding elongation factor Tu, whose product MAKGTFERTKPHVNVGTIGHVDHGKTTLTTAILAVQARKGLAEVKSYADIAKGGTVRDASKIVTIAVSHVEYETDKRHYAHVDCPGHADFVKNMITGAAQMDGAILVVSAADGPMPQTREHILLARQVGVPTIVVFLNKVDLIDDKELLDLVDMEIRELLSKYQFPGDTTTIVHGSATAALEGTPEGEKAIADLMNAIDTDIPEPVRENDKPFLMSVEDVFSITGRGTVATGRIERGVIKVNEPVEIVGLRDTANSVVTGIEMFRKLLDSGQAGDNVGILLRGVEKDGIERGQVLAKPGSITPHKKAKAEIYCLSKEEGGRHTPFFNGYRPQFYFRTTDVTGVVNLPKGVEMIMPGDNISVDIELIAPIAMEKLQRFAIREGGRTIGAGRITEITE is encoded by the coding sequence ATGGCTAAAGGAACATTCGAACGCACAAAGCCGCACGTCAACGTCGGCACCATCGGTCACGTCGACCATGGCAAAACTACGCTTACGACCGCGATTCTCGCTGTCCAGGCTCGCAAAGGTCTCGCGGAGGTCAAGTCCTACGCCGACATCGCAAAGGGCGGCACCGTCCGCGACGCTTCCAAGATCGTCACCATCGCCGTCTCGCACGTCGAATACGAAACCGACAAGCGCCACTACGCCCACGTTGACTGCCCGGGTCACGCCGACTTCGTCAAGAACATGATCACCGGCGCCGCGCAGATGGACGGCGCGATCCTCGTTGTTTCCGCGGCTGACGGCCCGATGCCCCAGACCCGCGAGCACATCCTCCTCGCCCGCCAGGTCGGCGTTCCCACGATCGTTGTCTTCCTTAACAAGGTCGACCTCATTGACGACAAGGAACTCCTCGACCTCGTCGACATGGAAATCCGCGAGCTCCTCAGCAAATACCAGTTCCCGGGTGACACCACCACGATCGTTCACGGTTCCGCCACGGCCGCCCTCGAGGGCACGCCCGAGGGTGAAAAGGCCATCGCCGACCTCATGAACGCGATCGACACCGACATTCCCGAGCCTGTTCGTGAAAACGACAAGCCCTTCCTCATGTCCGTCGAGGACGTCTTCTCGATCACCGGTCGCGGCACCGTCGCCACCGGCCGTATCGAACGCGGCGTCATCAAGGTCAACGAGCCCGTCGAAATCGTCGGCCTCCGCGATACCGCCAACTCCGTCGTTACGGGCATCGAAATGTTCCGCAAGCTTCTCGACAGCGGCCAGGCCGGTGACAACGTCGGCATCCTCCTCCGCGGTGTTGAAAAGGACGGCATCGAGCGCGGTCAAGTGCTCGCCAAGCCCGGCTCCATCACCCCGCACAAGAAGGCCAAGGCCGAGATCTACTGCTTGTCCAAGGAAGAAGGCGGCCGCCACACACCGTTCTTCAACGGCTATCGCCCGCAGTTCTACTTCCGCACGACCGACGTGACCGGCGTTGTGAACCTCCCGAAGGGTGTCGAGATGATCATGCCTGGTGACAACATCAGCGTGGACATCGAGCTCATCGCCCCCATCGCCATGGAAAAGCTCCAGCGCTTCGCCATCCGCGAAGGCGGTCGCACCATCGGCGCGGGTCGTATTACCGAAATCACCGAGTAA
- the rpoB gene encoding DNA-directed RNA polymerase subunit beta — protein MADRNNFGKLREVIQPPNLIEIQIQSYMDFLQKGVPDKQRKPQGLEAVFKEVFPIFSYDERLTLEYLSYNLGEPKNSEIECLREGVTYSVPLYVKLRLREADFIKDEEIYMGEIPMVTERGSFIINGAERVVVSQLHRSPGIAFEVTPHPNGKPLHSFRIIPDRGTWLEVQFDNNDLLYVYLDRRRRRRKFLITTLLRAIGYSANVDLLNLFYEVKDIKVSKALGMENVSTLVLVEDAIDVQQGVVLARAFEPLTKQIVRTFEKHDITTLRVIDTSVDEGAIIRALKKDPTQNEEEALKEIYKRLRPGEPPTTANARALLKRLFFDPKRYDLGRVGRYKVNQKLGLKADIEQRILESDDVVAATKYLIRLKRGEGVVDDIDHLGSRRVRTVGELLANQCRVGLSRTERLVRERMTMYDQSVDSITPQKLINPKALTTVIRDFFARSQLSQFMDQINPLAEVTHKRRLSALGPGGLNRDRAGFEVRDVHPSHYGRICPIETPEGPNIGLINSLATYAHVNEFGFVETPYRVVKDGRVTDKIDYLTADQEEGKIIAQANSDLDDKGHFIGKVTVRDDKGDPLEVPASEVNYMDVSPKQVISIAAGMIPFLEHDDANRALMGANMQRQGVPLLQTEAPFVGTGIEERVARDSKIVVAAEEAGIVASVDGKRVVVTKDGELPKNFDRNPKSDPKNGVRVYELRKFMRSNASTCYNQKPIVKKGQKIKAGQVIADGPSTDKGELALGRNILVAFMPWNGYNFEDAILISEKVLKEDIYTSIHIHEFEVTARDTKLGPEEITRDIPNVGEEALKNLDHNGVIRVGAEIKPGDILVGKITPKSETELAPEEKLLRAIFGEKAADVKDTSLVVPSGTAGIIMDVKVSTRLDFEQEKLSPSDRRRQTKQIQEEYKTQIDKLREGLTEALSNILLGEKIPLDVVNGQTGEIIIPANRKITKTLLRKLAAVSKHIEIDPSPVRIKIMEIIGSYQSKFDELEGDRERKIQNIEAGEDNGNGAIKQVKVYIATKHKLEVGDKMAGRHGNKGVVAKIVPEADMPFLPDGTPVEICLNPLGVPSRMNVGQVLETHLGWACKKLGMKVATPVFDGIPEKQVRNYLKEAHLPTSGKSVLFDGRTGEKIDQQVVVGYIYMMKLNHLVSHKIHARAVGPYSLVTQQPLGGKAQYGGQRFGEMEVWALEAYGAAHTLQELLTVKSDDVQGRTKIYESLVKGDNTLQAGTPESFNVLIKEIQSLGLDIKLNRRDALGFGTAAKG, from the coding sequence ATGGCCGACCGCAATAACTTCGGTAAACTTCGTGAAGTAATCCAACCGCCCAATCTGATCGAAATTCAGATCCAGTCCTACATGGACTTTTTGCAGAAGGGCGTGCCGGACAAGCAACGCAAGCCGCAAGGCCTTGAAGCCGTTTTCAAGGAGGTCTTCCCCATCTTCTCCTACGACGAACGCCTCACGCTCGAATACCTCTCCTACAACCTCGGCGAGCCCAAGAACTCCGAGATCGAATGCCTCCGCGAAGGCGTCACCTACTCGGTTCCACTCTACGTGAAACTCCGCCTCCGCGAGGCCGACTTCATCAAGGACGAGGAAATCTACATGGGCGAAATCCCCATGGTCACCGAGCGCGGCTCATTCATCATCAACGGCGCCGAGCGCGTCGTCGTCTCGCAGCTCCACCGCTCGCCCGGCATCGCCTTCGAGGTCACGCCGCACCCGAACGGCAAGCCCCTCCACTCCTTCCGCATCATCCCCGACCGCGGCACCTGGCTCGAGGTGCAGTTCGACAACAACGACCTGCTCTACGTCTATCTCGATCGCCGCCGCCGCCGTCGCAAATTCCTCATCACGACCCTCCTGCGCGCCATCGGTTACAGCGCCAACGTCGACCTCCTCAACCTCTTCTACGAGGTCAAGGACATCAAGGTCTCGAAAGCCCTCGGCATGGAGAACGTCTCCACGCTCGTGCTCGTCGAGGACGCCATCGACGTCCAGCAAGGCGTCGTGCTCGCCCGCGCCTTCGAGCCGCTCACGAAACAAATCGTGCGCACCTTCGAGAAACACGACATCACCACCCTCCGCGTCATCGACACCTCGGTTGACGAAGGCGCAATCATCCGCGCCCTCAAGAAAGACCCGACGCAAAACGAGGAGGAAGCCCTCAAGGAAATCTACAAGCGCCTCCGCCCCGGCGAACCGCCCACAACGGCCAACGCCCGCGCGCTGCTCAAGCGCCTCTTCTTCGATCCCAAGCGCTACGACCTCGGCCGCGTCGGCCGCTACAAGGTCAACCAAAAGCTCGGCCTCAAGGCCGACATCGAGCAGCGCATCCTCGAAAGCGACGACGTCGTCGCCGCCACCAAGTATCTCATCCGCCTCAAGCGCGGCGAGGGTGTTGTCGATGATATCGATCACCTCGGCTCGCGCCGCGTCCGCACCGTCGGCGAACTCCTCGCCAACCAGTGCCGCGTCGGCCTCAGCCGCACCGAGCGCCTCGTCCGCGAACGCATGACGATGTATGATCAAAGCGTCGACTCCATCACGCCGCAAAAACTCATCAACCCGAAGGCGCTCACCACCGTCATCCGCGATTTCTTTGCGCGCAGCCAGCTCTCGCAGTTCATGGACCAAATCAACCCGCTCGCCGAAGTGACGCACAAGCGCCGCCTCTCCGCGCTCGGGCCCGGCGGTCTCAACCGCGACCGCGCCGGCTTCGAAGTCCGCGACGTTCACCCGTCGCACTACGGCCGCATCTGCCCCATCGAAACGCCCGAAGGCCCGAACATCGGCCTCATCAACTCCCTCGCCACCTACGCGCACGTCAACGAATTCGGTTTCGTCGAAACGCCCTACCGCGTCGTCAAGGACGGCCGCGTCACCGACAAGATCGACTACCTCACCGCCGACCAGGAGGAGGGCAAGATCATCGCGCAGGCCAATTCCGACCTCGACGACAAGGGCCACTTCATCGGCAAAGTCACCGTCCGCGACGACAAGGGCGACCCGCTCGAAGTCCCCGCCAGCGAAGTCAACTACATGGACGTCTCGCCGAAGCAGGTCATCTCGATCGCCGCCGGCATGATCCCGTTCCTTGAGCACGACGACGCCAACCGCGCGCTCATGGGCGCCAACATGCAACGTCAGGGCGTTCCGCTCCTCCAGACCGAGGCCCCCTTCGTGGGCACCGGCATCGAGGAACGCGTCGCGCGCGACTCCAAGATCGTCGTCGCCGCCGAGGAAGCCGGCATCGTCGCCTCCGTCGACGGCAAGCGCGTCGTCGTCACCAAGGACGGCGAACTCCCGAAAAACTTCGACCGCAACCCGAAATCCGACCCGAAAAACGGCGTCCGCGTTTACGAGCTGCGCAAGTTCATGCGCTCGAACGCGAGCACCTGCTACAACCAGAAGCCCATCGTCAAGAAGGGCCAGAAGATCAAGGCCGGTCAGGTCATCGCCGACGGTCCCTCGACCGACAAGGGCGAGCTCGCCCTCGGCCGCAACATCCTCGTCGCCTTCATGCCGTGGAACGGCTACAACTTCGAGGACGCCATCCTGATCTCCGAGAAAGTTCTCAAGGAGGACATCTACACCTCGATTCACATCCACGAGTTCGAAGTCACCGCGCGTGACACCAAGCTCGGGCCCGAGGAAATCACCCGCGACATTCCGAACGTCGGCGAGGAAGCCCTCAAGAATCTCGACCACAACGGCGTCATCCGCGTCGGCGCCGAGATCAAGCCCGGCGACATCCTCGTCGGCAAGATCACGCCGAAATCGGAAACCGAACTCGCGCCCGAGGAAAAACTCCTTCGCGCCATCTTCGGTGAAAAAGCCGCCGACGTTAAGGACACCTCCCTCGTCGTCCCCTCCGGCACCGCCGGCATCATCATGGACGTGAAAGTTTCCACCCGCCTCGATTTCGAGCAGGAGAAACTCTCGCCCTCCGACCGCCGCCGCCAGACCAAGCAAATCCAGGAGGAATACAAAACCCAAATCGACAAACTCCGCGAAGGCCTCACCGAGGCGCTGTCGAACATCCTCCTCGGCGAAAAAATCCCGCTCGACGTCGTCAACGGCCAGACCGGCGAAATCATCATCCCGGCCAACCGCAAGATCACCAAGACGCTCCTGCGCAAACTCGCCGCCGTCTCCAAGCACATCGAGATCGACCCGTCCCCGGTTCGCATCAAGATCATGGAAATCATCGGCAGCTACCAGTCGAAGTTCGACGAGCTCGAGGGCGACCGCGAGCGCAAGATCCAGAACATCGAGGCCGGCGAGGACAACGGCAACGGCGCCATCAAGCAGGTCAAGGTTTACATCGCCACCAAGCACAAGCTCGAAGTCGGTGACAAGATGGCCGGCCGCCACGGAAACAAAGGCGTCGTCGCCAAGATCGTTCCCGAGGCCGACATGCCCTTCCTGCCGGACGGCACACCCGTCGAAATTTGTCTTAATCCTCTCGGCGTGCCATCGCGCATGAACGTCGGGCAGGTTCTCGAAACCCACCTCGGCTGGGCCTGTAAAAAGCTCGGCATGAAAGTGGCCACGCCCGTGTTCGACGGCATTCCCGAAAAACAAGTCCGCAATTATCTCAAGGAGGCGCACCTGCCCACCTCCGGCAAATCCGTCCTCTTCGACGGACGCACCGGCGAGAAAATCGACCAGCAAGTCGTGGTCGGCTACATCTACATGATGAAGCTGAACCATCTCGTGTCGCACAAGATCCACGCCCGCGCGGTCGGTCCCTATTCGCTCGTCACCCAGCAACCCCTGGGCGGCAAGGCGCAATACGGAGGACAACGTTTCGGCGAAATGGAAGTGTGGGCGCTCGAAGCCTACGGCGCGGCGCACACCCTGCAGGAACTGCTCACCGTCAAGTCGGACGACGTCCAGGGTCGCACCAAGATCTACGAGTCGCTCGTCAAGGGCGACAACACGCTGCAAGCCGGCACGCCGGAATCCTTCAACGTGTTGATCAAGGAAATCCAGTCCCTCGGCCTCGACATCAAACTCAACCGCCGCGACGCCCTCGGCTTCGGCACCGCCGCCAAAGGCTAA
- the rplL gene encoding 50S ribosomal protein L7/L12 — protein MSNITKEQVIEWLSAQPVIELAALVKDLEEKWGVSAAAAVAVVAGGAAAGGAPAEEQTEFTVVLKEAGANKIGAIKEVRAITGLGLKEAKDLVEGAPKPVKENVSKAEAEEIKKKLEAAGAKVELK, from the coding sequence ATGAGCAACATCACCAAAGAACAAGTCATCGAATGGCTGTCCGCGCAGCCCGTCATCGAACTCGCCGCCCTCGTCAAAGACCTCGAGGAAAAGTGGGGCGTTTCCGCCGCCGCCGCCGTCGCAGTTGTCGCCGGGGGAGCCGCCGCGGGTGGCGCGCCCGCCGAGGAGCAAACCGAGTTCACCGTCGTCCTCAAGGAAGCCGGAGCGAACAAGATAGGCGCCATCAAGGAAGTCCGCGCCATCACCGGCCTGGGCCTCAAGGAAGCCAAGGACCTCGTCGAAGGCGCTCCGAAGCCCGTCAAGGAAAACGTTTCCAAAGCCGAAGCCGAAGAGATCAAAAAGAAGCTCGAGGCCGCCGGCGCCAAAGTCGAGCTCAAGTAA
- the rplA gene encoding 50S ribosomal protein L1 yields the protein MPAKQSKRYRSAQKVADLTKGYTLAEAVEVLAKFPKTKFDETVELSIRLGVDSSQGDQMVRGTTPLPHGSGKQVRVLVFTDAPDAAIAAGADHAGLDDMMAKVSEGWLDFDVAIATTEAMKKVRTLARILGPKGLMPNPKSGTVTDDIAAGVKAVKAGRVEFKMDKTCNIGVGIGKRSFTPAQIVENAQAVIEAVGKAKPASFKGHYIKTVAISASMSPGVRLVSTEYNKY from the coding sequence ATGCCAGCAAAACAAAGCAAACGCTACCGCAGCGCCCAAAAGGTCGCTGACCTCACAAAGGGGTATACATTGGCCGAGGCCGTTGAAGTCCTCGCCAAGTTTCCGAAAACCAAGTTCGACGAAACCGTCGAGCTTTCCATCCGCCTCGGCGTCGATTCGTCCCAGGGCGACCAGATGGTTCGCGGCACCACGCCGCTCCCGCACGGTTCCGGCAAGCAAGTCCGCGTGCTCGTCTTCACCGACGCACCCGACGCCGCCATCGCCGCGGGCGCCGACCATGCCGGCCTCGACGACATGATGGCCAAGGTCAGCGAAGGCTGGCTCGACTTCGACGTCGCCATCGCGACGACCGAAGCCATGAAAAAAGTTCGCACGCTCGCCCGCATCCTCGGTCCCAAGGGCCTCATGCCCAACCCGAAGAGCGGCACCGTCACCGACGACATCGCCGCCGGCGTCAAGGCCGTCAAGGCCGGCCGCGTCGAGTTCAAGATGGACAAGACCTGCAACATCGGCGTCGGCATCGGCAAACGCTCCTTCACGCCCGCGCAGATCGTCGAGAACGCGCAAGCCGTGATCGAGGCCGTCGGCAAGGCCAAGCCCGCCTCCTTCAAGGGCCACTACATCAAGACCGTGGCAATCTCCGCCTCCATGAGCCCCGGCGTCCGCCTCGTCTCCACCGAATACAACAAATACTAA
- the rplJ gene encoding 50S ribosomal protein L10 yields MRAEKQYLITEVETHLKKSDYVILANYTKVTVSDVAELRAKLRAENAEFHVVKNSSLKVAAKALGLPELGDDAFVGPTAILVGGENPAAVAKIIKQFFKEKQRLEIKTGIMEKKVVTADFLSQIADLPSLNELRSSFLSLLTSNAAAFVRVLDAKVKKDGGDAAPAAEAAPAEAPAA; encoded by the coding sequence ATGAGAGCCGAAAAACAATATCTTATCACAGAGGTCGAGACACACCTCAAGAAATCCGATTACGTCATCCTCGCCAACTACACGAAGGTGACCGTGTCCGACGTCGCCGAATTGCGCGCCAAACTCCGCGCCGAAAACGCCGAGTTCCACGTCGTCAAGAACAGCTCGCTCAAAGTCGCCGCCAAGGCCCTCGGCCTGCCCGAGCTCGGTGACGACGCCTTCGTCGGCCCGACCGCGATCCTCGTCGGCGGTGAAAATCCCGCCGCCGTGGCGAAGATCATCAAGCAGTTCTTCAAGGAAAAACAGCGCCTGGAAATCAAGACCGGCATCATGGAGAAGAAAGTCGTCACCGCCGACTTCCTCTCGCAGATCGCCGACCTGCCCTCGCTCAACGAGCTCCGCAGCTCCTTCCTCAGCCTGCTCACCAGCAACGCCGCAGCCTTCGTCCGCGTCCTCGACGCCAAGGTCAAGAAGGACGGGGGCGACGCCGCTCCCGCTGCTGAAGCCGCACCCGCCGAGGCGCCCGCCGCCTGA
- the pepF gene encoding oligoendopeptidase F → MKKQASRLTLASRACLAAAFAFSLIMSSTALAKPDTRNRAEIPDQYKWDFTPIFPNWDAWEAAMKDMEAKMNEYAALKGTLANGPEAVLRAQLLSDEIGKLSYKTYCYTSLQRDVDQRDNSMDAKLQRVQALFAKFGTQASWFTPELLTIPQATMETWIATTPALQPYRFPLLDTYRQQKHVLDEKGEKLLSYSAQANGTPRTVYQSLSTADIKFPAITLSDGGEVTLSPGAYMQILNTNMNQADRAKAFDAYYKTYTGNINTYASIYNGIMQRDWFVARARNYSTTLEAALEGNNIPTAVVENLIATARAGNKPLQRYLKLRKKLLGLDTYHIYDNYVPIYHVDKTYSYEDSRRLAIESIEPLGAEYGKRFREFANSKQLDVYENEGKRSGAYSMGVYGVGSYVLLNHNDTLDAAFTYAHEAGHALHSMLSAENQPFATAGYTIFVAEVASTTNERFLLDRLLKETTDPKERFLLLQHAVDSILGTFYRQIVFADYELRAHRLVEEGRPITAKVLTGIYRQCLADYYGDAMTADELECMTWARIPHFFNSPYYVYQYATCFASSAQIYKKMTTGPAASRQAAVENYLTLLKSGGNDHPVEQLKKAGVDLTKPEAVQAVVDQLDELVTQLEREAAKIESGK, encoded by the coding sequence ATGAAAAAACAAGCCTCCCGACTCACCCTCGCGTCGCGCGCGTGCCTTGCCGCCGCCTTCGCGTTTTCCCTCATCATGTCCTCAACCGCACTCGCCAAACCCGACACTCGCAACCGCGCCGAAATCCCCGACCAATACAAGTGGGACTTCACGCCCATCTTCCCGAACTGGGACGCATGGGAAGCCGCCATGAAGGACATGGAGGCCAAGATGAACGAATACGCCGCCCTCAAGGGCACGCTCGCCAACGGCCCCGAGGCCGTCCTCCGCGCACAGCTCCTCTCCGACGAAATTGGCAAGCTCAGCTACAAGACCTATTGCTACACCAGCCTCCAGCGCGACGTTGACCAGCGCGACAATTCCATGGACGCCAAACTCCAGCGCGTGCAGGCCCTCTTCGCCAAGTTCGGCACGCAAGCCTCGTGGTTCACGCCCGAGCTCCTCACCATCCCGCAGGCAACGATGGAAACATGGATCGCCACCACGCCCGCGCTCCAACCCTACCGCTTCCCGCTGCTCGACACCTACCGCCAGCAAAAGCACGTGCTCGACGAAAAAGGCGAAAAACTCCTCTCCTACTCCGCCCAGGCCAACGGCACCCCGCGCACCGTTTACCAAAGCCTCAGCACCGCCGACATCAAGTTCCCCGCCATCACGCTCTCCGACGGCGGCGAAGTCACGCTCTCGCCCGGCGCCTACATGCAGATCCTCAACACCAACATGAACCAGGCCGACCGCGCCAAGGCATTCGACGCCTACTACAAAACCTACACCGGCAACATCAACACCTACGCCTCCATCTACAACGGCATCATGCAACGCGACTGGTTTGTCGCGCGGGCCCGCAATTATTCGACGACCCTCGAAGCCGCGCTCGAGGGCAACAACATCCCCACCGCAGTCGTCGAAAACCTCATCGCCACCGCGCGCGCCGGCAACAAGCCGCTCCAGCGCTACCTCAAGCTCCGCAAAAAACTCCTCGGCCTCGACACCTACCACATTTACGACAACTACGTTCCCATCTACCACGTTGACAAAACCTACTCCTACGAGGACTCGCGCCGCCTCGCCATCGAGTCCATCGAGCCCCTCGGCGCCGAATACGGAAAACGATTCCGCGAGTTCGCCAACAGCAAGCAACTCGACGTCTATGAAAACGAAGGCAAGCGCTCCGGCGCCTACAGCATGGGTGTCTACGGAGTTGGTTCCTACGTGCTCCTCAATCACAACGACACGCTCGACGCCGCCTTCACCTACGCGCACGAGGCCGGTCACGCCCTGCACAGCATGCTCTCCGCCGAGAACCAGCCCTTCGCCACGGCCGGCTACACCATCTTCGTCGCCGAAGTCGCCTCGACCACCAACGAACGCTTCCTCCTCGACCGCCTGCTCAAGGAAACGACCGACCCGAAAGAACGCTTCCTCCTTCTCCAGCACGCCGTCGACTCGATCCTCGGCACCTTCTACCGCCAGATCGTTTTTGCCGACTACGAACTGCGCGCGCACCGCCTCGTCGAGGAAGGCCGCCCCATCACCGCCAAAGTCCTCACCGGCATCTACCGCCAGTGCCTCGCCGACTACTACGGCGACGCCATGACGGCCGACGAGCTCGAGTGCATGACCTGGGCGCGCATCCCGCACTTCTTCAACTCGCCGTATTACGTTTATCAATACGCCACCTGCTTCGCCTCCTCCGCGCAAATCTACAAGAAGATGACAACCGGCCCCGCCGCCTCGCGCCAGGCCGCCGTTGAGAACTACCTCACGCTCCTCAAGAGCGGCGGCAACGATCATCCCGTCGAGCAGCTCAAGAAGGCCGGCGTCGACCTGACCAAGCCCGAGGCCGTGCAAGCGGTCGTCGACCAACTCGACGAACTGGTCACGCAACTCGAACGCGAAGCCGCAAAGATCGAGTCGGGAAAGTAA